Within the Malaclemys terrapin pileata isolate rMalTer1 chromosome 24, rMalTer1.hap1, whole genome shotgun sequence genome, the region GCCCGCGGTGGGGACTGTCCTTGTCTCTCCCGAgcgccggggcggggcggggttcGTTCGAGCCCTGCTAGGGGAGGCCCGCGGAGCAGCCTGAGCGGGTGGGAGGAGGCGGTGGAGCTCTGCCGGAGCGCGGCGGGCCAGACGCGAGTGAAGCCAGACGGGGGGCTCGGCCCCGCGCTCTCTCGCTAGGTCGCGCTGGGTGTGAGCGGAGGTGAGTCCGCCTGGGGTCCCGCGGCGAGAGCCTGCCCTGAAAAGCCCCGGCTGCGGGGGCGAACGCTGAGTTGCGTTCCTGGCGGGAGGGCCGCGTGTGGCGGAAGCAGCAACACGGCGAGTGACTGGTGCGGCACAAGCTGGGATGATGCCAAACACAGCGGGGCGCCGCAAAGCAAACCAGAGTGTAAATTTCCCTTAGGAAAGTTATAAGGGATGAAGAAGAATCCAGTACACTGAAAGTCCCCTTTCCAAAGGTTTAGCACGTGCCACGAGACTCTTATAATCGATCACTACTGTCATTCCTGAAGCTAGTGTGTTGAGGTGTGAGAGTTTTATGGCTCAATTTGGAGATAAAGATGTTACTTGAATACTGCCTCCGTTTGGTAAGTGTATTATATGGTGggattggttggttggtttgttgtgTACGTTATACTCCAGAGTGGGATGAGGCTTTTGGTAGCCTGTCTCGAATTCAAAGGGCCTACTTAATGAAGCAGGTTGCATCTTGCATGGCCTAAAATTCATGCGCTAGTCTATCTAGATCCAAACAAAGGTATGTTTGTGGGGACTTTCAGTTTCCGTGGGCTAATCCATAATTTGAAGGCACTGATAGTTTATGCTGAAGAGCTCCCTTGCAATTAAGCAGGGCACACTTTCACCATTCTTCTTCTAAGTATTAataatgtattattaattatttttattgcaggaCCCCTTTGTGGCAAGCACTGGCCAAACATGTAACCAAGAGATGGTTCTGGTTTACTTTTTAGTTATGTAAGCTCtgcttcctttttttcccccaggataaagaaaagaagaagaaagagagcaTTTTGGATCTCTCAAAATACATTGACAAAACAATTCGAGTAAAATTCCAAGGTGGTAGGGAAGGTACGTTTCAAACTGAACTATGCTGGTTTGCAGATCATCACGCATTTGTGGTATAATGAATCCCACATCCATAATCCTAACTGCTTTTTGCCTCCTATAATCCCTCCATGTGCTCCAGTAACACCACTGCATCTTTAGATCTCCCTGGTGCTCACTCttatctccccctctcccttatTCTACTTAACCTCTCACTCTCTCTGTttctcccattttaaaaatatcatcctTGTCCCCACTTGCCACTCCAATGACTGCTCtgtttcccttctccctctcatCTCTAAGCTTGTTGAATGCCTGTCTACAATTGCTGTCTGAagttcctctcctccagttcAATCTAAGACTCTTCAATCTGGCTTCCACCCCTTGCACTCAACTGAAACTGCTCTCACCAAAATCTGTAATGACCTTTTCCTAGCAAAAAACTCTGAACCAGTTCTCCATCCTTTTCCTCCTTAACTTGTCATTCATCTTTGACACTGTTggccatactttttttttttttttaaaccttgtccTACCCTGGCTTCTGTGACTGTCCTCTCCTCATTCTCCTCCTGCCTCTCTAATTGCTCTTTAAGCATGTCCACTAGATGTccagttgggggaggagggactttcATAGGTCTCTTTCCTTGATTCCTTTCTCTTCTCTCAATACACCTTATCTCTGAGTAGTCTCattcacaaacacaaattcagctactgtCTCTGTGCTCATCTCtcagatctacctctctactccCAACTTCTGTTCTTCTGTCCAAATTAAAATCTCTGCCATCTCCCCAAGGATGTCTAGCCATCCATCCTTTCAAGCTCAACGTGGTTAACAGAGCTCTTAATCATCCTCTCAagccttctccccccaccttcttTCTCTGTCACTGCAAGCAACATCATCATTCTGCCTGTCACTCATGCCCATGTCACAGGCCTATCATTTTTTATTCAAACCTCTGTCTAGGTACTCTATATCTAGGtgtcagagtagcaaccgtgttagtctgtatctgcaaaaagaacaggagtatttgtggcaacttagactaacaaatttattagagcataagctttcgtgggcatccgaagaagtgggctgtagcccacgaaagcttattgccacaaatactcctgttctatATCTAGCTGATGCATCTAAATATTggagattctttctgcataacatctcttaAGATATGGCCTTATAAGCCGTATGCATCCAAgcagctaaaactcttgtccaggctctcatcatctcATGTCTCAATTACTATAGCATCCttttttctctggccttgacaaatgcagtcttgtcctgtatccattcagaatgctgccacAAACATCATTCTCCCAACCCGTTGCTTTCACCACATCACCCCTCTGTTTGCATCCCTCAACTATGACTCGCCTTTCTCTAACACCTCAAACatcttgtcttcactttcaagggcCTTCACAGCCTATCCATGGTCTACCTATCACCTCTCATTCAGTATCGAAATATTGACTCCCCTCTCTCATTACCAAaagatgccagcctccatcacccacttgttaaattttcaaacaagcattttcattctttcttccatgctgcccctcacttgTGGGAGATGCTCACCATAAACCCCCATAGAACTGTCTCATTATCCtgcttcaaatctctccttaaaactcccctttgctgtgatgcctataaAGAACTTGATAACAGTTAGCCCATTAGTGCAGTGAAACTGCTGCCTAGCGTATTTGCTGGTATATGGTTTGTCATTTCCTTGTACTCCCAACTATCTCAGTTTGTCTGCTGCCttatattgtaaactctttggggcatagACTATCTTTAGTTCTGttttcgtacagcacctagcacaatggagtcttaGCATGACTGGGGGTCTTGGACATTATGGTAATGCAAATGGTAAAACTGGCTTTTACAAGGCGGGGAAGTCAACTCATGTGATCCTGCATAATGTATTCATTGCCCAGCCTTGCAAAATCATTACTTTATGTACTTTAGTATGAACAAGGTACTTGGCTCCTTACAGTATATACACATGAAGGCAATGCCTGTGCCACAAGAGCTTACATTCTAGAAAGATGCACAGGAGATGGGATGCATTGGGCTGTTTAGGGGGACTTACTGTTgtcgtttttttgttttgttataaccAAAATATGAAAATTTACCAGCACAGACACAATCTACTCTGACTTATGATGATGTCAATTAAACAATTACTATCCTACTAAACTACTTTTTTGCTCTAGTAAGAACATGGACAGTTCATTTTGTGAATGAAAGACTGTGCTAATCTACTGACCACACAACTAGAATGTAAAAGTTTCACTAGTTGAAAtggctttttctttgcttttaattatCTGAATAACCTGAAAGTTCTAGAAGCAACTTATCCTGCTTCACTGTCTTTACTAATGACATCTTAATATGAAGAGAAGGGCATCCtccattccctctctctctctctcccagatcAAGCACTTTTTGGTGGCTGCTCTCATTTGTTTCCCCTTCCCAGTTTGGGAGTGGGATGGAATGTGTTATTTTCTTACATCTTGGCTTTGGGATTTTTCTTCCTGttgctacagcaggggtcggcaatctttcagaagtggtgtgccgagtcttcatttagtcactctaatttaaggtttcgcatgccagtaatacattttaacatttttagaaggtctctttctataagtctataataaataactaaactattgttgtatgtaaagtaaataaggtttttaaaatgtttaagaagcttcatttaaaattaaattaaaatgcagagccccctggactggtggctaGGACccaagcagtgtgagtgccactgaaaatcagctcgtatgCCGCCttcggttgcctacccctgtgctacagTCTTGTAAAAAAAGCTATGTGTATTTTAGTTTctaactgttttttttgtttgttttttgttttatgtgtGTGTGGCGTCTTCAGCTAGCGGAGTCTTGAAAGGATTTGACCCTCTTCTAAACCTTGTGCTTGATGGCACTATTGAATATATGAGAGGTATGGAACATGCCATCTGAAAGCTTAGAGTAACTATGAAAGCTGATTTTGTGTTGTCACGGATTCATTTATAGATAAAACGCCCGAGTCTCCAAACTGAATAACCAGGAataaggctgcaagtttgtcacgGATTCTCTGACtgtccgtgacttctgcagtggttgGTGCTGGttcaggggctgcctgagcccagcagcagcagtttgggtgtgtgggagggggctcgggtaGGGGATTGTGGGGGGCGCTTACCTTGGTATCTTGGGGTGAGGGGCCCCACTGCAGCTCCGAGGGGCGGGGGGTTCTCTGCACTGCCTGTgcctgcactcccctccccccacagatcccattggctgcggttcacggccaatgggagctgcagcagctggcgcttgtggcaggagcagtggagcccctgcccctgactccactgcctaggagctgcagggatggagcCAGTAGGAAGTCCCAccaaccccctccttcccccagcactaGCCGGGGTCCCAGGTCACACGCCgcagccccccttcctcccctccccagcactaaCAGGGATTGTGGGGTACATgctgtgcccccctcccctttcttcccCAACACCAGCAAGGGTcctgggccacctcccccagTACCCATGGTGCTCCCAGACCGTCCCCCCTAAAGCACCAGCGGCCCtccgcccaagttttagtcagggcgacccattaatttttgtttactgcctgtgacctgtccatgacttttactaaaaatacccatgactaaaacgtagtctTAACCAGGAATCACTACTAAGGGGCAGATCATCTTAACTGCTGTGAATCAATGTCACAGGTAGTAATTGCTTGATATCACTTCCTCCcactaaataaaattaaatgatttatttatttatttatttttaatttatattgctTCCTCCCACAAAATGCCTTTAACACTTCAGGTTGGGATCTTCAAAGAAGCTAATGGAGTTAAACATCCAGGACCTACTGAGATTTCATTAGTCTTCTTTGAAAATTCTGGTCTTAGCTGTCTTATGAACCCTGGGGCACTCTTGTAAAATGACCATCAGCACAAACAGGTGATCCACTACAGCTGACGCctgcttcctttttttgtttaaaaacaaaactcttgCTGTGTTATGATCTTTACCTTGTTCTTTAGCATATCCTGTGATACagcatagaatatcaaggttggaaaggacctcaggaggtcatcctagtccaaccccctgctcaaagcaaggccaatccccaactaaatcatcccagccagagcttcgtcaaacctgaccttaaaaacctctaaggaaagagattccaccacctccctaggtaacccattccagtgcttcaccaccctcctagtgaaaaagtttttcctaatatccaacctaaactcccccactgcaacttgagaccattactccttgttctgtcatctgctaccactgagaacagtatagatccatcctctttggaaccccctttcaggtagttgaaagcagctatcaaatctcccctcattcgtctcttctgcagactaaacaatcccagttccctcagcctctcctcataagtcatgtgctcaagccccctaatcatttttgttgccctctgctggactttccaatttttccacatccttcttgtagtgtggggtccaaaactggacacagtactccagatgaggcctcaccagtgtcaaatagaggggaatgatcatgtccctcgatttgctggcaatgccagGTCATGAGCATCATGCTATCTAACTTTCAGGAGGGTACACAGGGTCAAAAGAATGCATGTTTATTGTGTCACAAAGTATCATCTGTCCAGTTGGCCACAGTTTTagaataacattttatttttcagaagtatatttaaaaaaaaataaatctgtggaATGCTACAAATAATTGCTAAGTGTGGTGACTACAAAAAAGTATAGTATTTGATGTTGCAATATCCATACAAGAGAATGTTCCCCTACTGATGTCTgatccagtcctacaattctatgactgGACTGCAAGGGACTTGAAGAAGTCATCTAGCCCTGCacccaaggcaggactaagtattacctagaccattcctgacacgtgtgtttgtctaacctgcttttaaaaatcctccaACAATGAAGATTGcatcacctccctaggcaatttatttcagtgcttaactacccttacaggaagcttttcctaatgtccaatttaaaccgcccttgctgcaatttaagcccattgtttcttgtcctatccccagaggttaaggagaacaatttttctccctccgcCATTATGGCTAAATACTAGGGATGTGCAAATGTAATTCTTACTGGGTGAATGAGGAATTTATATATAGAAAAGTCTGTCTTCCTGTAGTTTTTGGTCGTAGAATCTCTCTGCAAGAGTGATGATTTAGGGATTGGGGAGTTCTTTTGTCATCTGGACACCAGTTCTTAGGTGTCTCATTTGATAAGAGCTTTTAATTTCTACCATCTGAGGAATCTGAATGGTATGACCTTCAAAGTAAAGTTCAtagattacaaggccagaagtgatcattgtgatcatctagtctgagctcctgtataacatagtatcatagaacttccccaaaataattcctagagcagatcttttagaaaaacatacaatcttgatttaaaaatagtcattgagggagaatccaccacaacacaGGGTTAATTACTCTAGTTGTTTGGAAATAAGGCGTGTATtttttaatctgaatttgtctagcttcaacttccagtcatcggatcatgttatacctttctctgctagattgaagagtccctTATTAAATATTCCCCAAGTAGATACTTGTAGACTGGAATCAAGTCATCCTTTAACCTTCTTTGTTAAGCTATATAGaaggagctccttgagtctatcatatTAGGCATGTTTTTTATTCCTTTAATAATTCTCATGGCTCGTCCCTGaactctccagtttatcaaaacccttcttgaattgtgggcaccagatctggacacagtattccagcaacgaTCATACCAGTGCCAAtttatagaggtaaaataacctctgttcCTATTCAACATTCCCAGGATAGCATTAgctgttttggccacagcatcaaaCTGAGagcacatgttcagctgattatccactatgacccccaaatctttttcagagtcactgcttcccaggatagagttccccatcttgtatgtatggcctacatttttgttcctagatgcatacatttaGTCATAGTAGAATGCATAGTGTCTGCTTGTGCCCAGTTTGATCCAGATCGCTCTAAATAAGTGACCTtctttatttaccactcctccaacttttgtgtcatgtgcaaactttattggtggtgattttgtttttcttccaagtcattgataaaaattaggtctgtcaagcgattaaaaaaattaatcacgctgttaaacagtaatagaatactatttatttaaatagttttggatgttttctaccttttcaaatatattgatttccgttaaaacagactacaaagtgtaccgTGATCacttaatatttgtaataaaaaataaaaatattttttaccgaatatatatatatatatatatatatatatatatatatatatatatatatcaattcacctaatacaagtactgtagtgcaatctctttatcataggGTGCTGTTTACAATCCTTTGCTGCTGTAACTTCTAGTTTGGACTGCTCACAAATAGTCTGCAGCATGCAAGTTactcccaggtgtgtgtgtgtgtgtgtgtgtgtgtgctgcagtcaGGCAGCCAGCCATACCTTGGCtctactgcagggtgaccccaccACACTCCCAGTTGTAGATTTGTTTTCCCCGTGCATATATGTCTTGTATTTCCCAGCCCTCTCCTAAAACCATACAAATTCATATAAAGTTTGTATTTCTTTAATAGGAATAATATGCACAGACACTTCAGTGTAAACACACtgtattagataaaacaatagaaTAAGTTTTAAACACAATTTATCTCTTTGTAGTTGAGTACAAGTAATAAGGAATAGAAGtcaaaatggttacaagaaaaataaagaataaaacacAACTGCTGCACAACTTAAACTatattaaattcaaagcaaagtttttctcACCATATGATCTCAGAAGTCTTACAGACCAActttttaggtcaggaccccttccccTGTTCATTGGTtgcttcctttgttccttttGGTGCAGTGAATTGATGggcgcagagagagagagagatgatgtaccttggggtgtttgtccctcatTTTTATAGTGTCAGTCCCCCTCttagaaaacatttccagctgagattcaggaggCAATCTATAGGAAAGGATATTCCCTTCTGCTTGTCCTCACCTATTTGAGGTTTCTTTGTCTACCCTTCCTATACGATGActctaatttgcatttaagcaataaacaaacagggtacacattcctttgtttgagacagatGTGTTGgccaacctcagtttggaacatgttAACACCATACAATGGAGTCTTATAACATACAGTCTTAAAACTTCACATACAACGTTGTCGCACGCATTTTATCAGGACATGACAACAAGTAAATTCTGAGTTTTCAAGTGATCCCTTGCAGGAcacactttgtacaaagattattacaatagtgtgtaggttGTGGACGTAGGTGCATTCTGTCACACATTGTCATTGTCACAGCACAGGATATGTGCAGCTTTGAATCCTCAGTTATCAGTAACTTCATTTTAAGGTATGTTGCATGTTTGAAGTTACTAACGAGTCAAGATACTCAAATaacagacttcagtggaattatttaaGCAAAGATTATCAGATTAGTACAGCACTATGCAGAATACAGAAAGAATTGATACATTACCACATTTATGTAAGGGAAAGAGCTggcctctgtttctctctcctcgCTCTCTGGTGGGATGCTGATAGTCTGCACTCCCCAACCTGACTTCCAAGACctgggtggttgttgttttttataagTTATGAGATCAAAAACTCATTATTGGAGGGGGAAAAATACTTTCCCATGATAATTTTACCATGTATTCTTATTTTTCTGCTTACTAATGGAATTTCTTTTGTAGTCCTCAGCTTACCTGACCGAGTAAAAAGGAATCTCTAGTCTTATCACTATTACTAACAGCTATGACAACTGACAGTTCTGAATGAGTTAAAACCTTTTTCAGTGGTCATTATTTCCACCATTACAGAACCAATGTGCCATAACAAATATTCCTTATTGATCACCCAGATTTTTATAACCTACTCCTAGACCTTTTTTACTAGCTTGAGAGGTCTTTTCTGTGGACACTTGAATTCCCACAGGCTCGCAGATCCTGAGAAGAATTAGATACAGCCCAGCCCTCAATCACCTAAAATTCCTGAATACCAGCCATTCACAGGTTAAGAACCAACATGCTGGGCCTTAGAACTTAGACACACTCTTGCTAATATTGCAAAGATTTTAGGAGAATAGTTAATATGCAAATGAgtttaataaagaaagaaaagaagagtaaCAGTGAGTGTTTAGAGGTACTAATAGGAATCAAAAGTTATAAgactaatacttagtcctgctattaGTGCATGCGACTGaagtagatgacctctcaaggtcccttccagtcccatatGATTCTGTGAAGAATGATAGAGGAAATTTAATCTCTACTCTATAAAATAATTGTTgaattctgtttcttttcttaATGCTGTCATTGTAATCCTAAACCCTCCTGGATGGTTTTCTTTCAGATCCAGATGACCAATACAAACTAACAGAGGATACCCGTCAGCTGGGACTGGTGGTTTGCAGAGGAACATCCGTGGTTCTTATTTGTCCACAGGATGGAATGGAAGCTATTCCAAACCCTTTCATTCAGCAGCAGGAGGGCTAACGTTTTCTTGGGACTCACTGAAGCCTCAAGGCTGCAAATCATTGGAGATAATGAACAGTGTATGAGAAACCTTCCCATTTTGGGGAAtagattgcttttttttttttttttttttaaatgttcattttatAAAGGGCAGAAGGACCTTGACCTTTTTACTTTGCCATTTCCCACGGTGATAGCAGGAACACTGAATGACAACTGCAAAATAAGATCTAATTTTGTTCAATAAAGAAAAACTTCATTACTGATCTAGTCAGTGTTCAAATTGAAGTCTTAAAGGTACAGGGAACCCTTTCTTTATTCTGGGTTTAAAATGACTGATTGGAAATCATAGTGGTAGCCAGCAGGCATGCGTGAAGATTGGATCCAAAAGACTAATTAAATACGCCCAAAACCAAGTTTTCATAGTagggagacaaagtgggtgaggtaatatcttttattggaccaatgtctgttagcgagagacaagcttacacagagaaCTTCTTCAGATCTGTTTTTTCCATCCTGTTTTCGTTCCTCTAGGCAGCAGAATTCATAGGCAGAGACCATTTCATAGAGTATCTTAAGCTCTGTACTAGTGATTTCTTACCTGCCTGCCCACCCTGATACTtagactaggtctacactacccgcctgaatcggcgggtagaaatcgatctcttggggatcgaagtatcgcgtctcgttgggacgcgacaatcgatccccgaatcgacgctcttactccaacagcggaggtgggagtaagcgctgtcgacggggagccgtAGAGGTCTATTTTgccactgtcctcacagcggggtaagttggctccgataggtcgaattcagctacgctatttgcgtagctgaatttgcgtatcttaaatcaacacacacacacacacacacacacacacacacacaacctgacCTTATAGGGAAACTAATTTGAGTGTTTACTGACTTGTTACCATTCTTTATAAACACCAGAGCTAAGAAGGGAATCTATTAATTTCTCGCTCTTGTTCCAAATCTTACCTTCTTGGAATTCTTCTATATAGCAGATTGGACTTGTAGCTTGCACACATACTCCCACTTGTGATTTCTTCTTGTTGACTTGTAACTATGCATTTCTAAACTTTATACATGATACATGGGAATACTTCAGAGCAACTGTGAATAAATAAAAGCTCTTATGAGGCTAATTTGCTGCTCTTGTGCTTATATCAATTTTAATCTGGAACGCCAGTCTTGTAAACTCAATATAGCATATAAAAGTCAGCTAGAGTTCTTTCTGGTTCATGCAGCATCAATAATAACAATGCTGCCCATATATGTGAAAGCACAACTTGGTCTGGGCAGCTCCATTGAACGTGATTTTGCATGGTTCTGAAGGTAAACTTCGTTCTTTAATTGGAACTTGGTTATGTAGTCTTGCTAAGGTAGGAGCTGAAATAGAATTTACTCTGTTTTTTTAGCTGCATGGACTCTGTATTTTGAAGAGTGGGGACTTCTAAATCTCCCTTTTTTGTCACTAGAACGTTGACAGTCTCTGAATACACATGCGAAACTTCAGGAAAAAGAAATTCCCTGTTGGTGTACCACTAAAAGGCTGTTTACAGAGGGATAAAATGATGAAGGCATTGGATTTTAGTTTTTATAAGCTTTTGCTAGTTCTTGATCAAAGCTGtgccaattgtttttttttaagctcttttCTGTAATTGTGGTACTTTTCAGTAGTTAACAGGAGTTTTACGTGTATAACATGCTATGTTATAGAACTCACAATGTACTGGGGCTTCTGCAGAAAACCCCCAAAACTGGTTCTGTCCTACAGCCTTATGTAGactaatacacacacaaaactttgGAAACATACGTGATGCAAACCTaccaaagcaaggaaatgaaaagttaagtaGCTTAACAGTGCATGCGTACCTTCTCCAACAACAACCAGGTACCTCCCCTGCTGACTGTGCACcagaaccttaactctgccacATCTCTGCATCGATCTTGGAAGAGCATGCCAACCATATATGGCAGTGGTGAAGAAGGCATAGAGATGTTTGCGAGCAGAGAGCGTGGAAGGGAAGGTGAAAGGAGACCAAGTCTGATGTACATATGGACTCTGCTGTGGGGCCACCACTCCATTTGGAAATGGAAGTCAGTGAGGAAGGATGGTTCCTATAGTTGCTGAGAACTCCCAGAAATGAGACTTTCCCGGTTTCCTCTGCCCCATCTTCATTCTACATTTGTGGGACTAAGTGAAAGAATAAGGATCACTGCTTCTCCATGACCTTGGCTCTGTTTAATGATGGAAAATGTGGTTTTCCGTGGAAAAAGTTGATTTTTCCAGAAATGTCAATTTTGCCTACAACTATCCATTTTCCTAATGGAATATTAAAACGTAGTTTCAGGGGGGTTCAGTGTTAATTTATATCCGTCTAAACTGCTGCAGTGtgtcatggtgcatcatgggatagTTAGTCTAGCAGGGGACCTTGGCTTGTAAAGAAGAATGGGACCATGAGCCAGGTGAACTACACACTCCTAGGAGACACCAGGGCAACTCAAGCAGGCACCAGTTAATATTGACTCTTAATAATCAGATATTGCCAAATCAAATTTTTTCTTAACTTTTTGATCTGCTAAAAGTTTTGAtagtttgactttttgtcccaattgaGGATGAAAACATGATGAAATACTGGAATTTCCCATGGGACagaaattatgttttccaatcagCTATAACACCTATCCCACCCTGTCCCTTGACATGGATAGATGAAGAAAGTTGGATCAGTGTGTGGAGAACTACCTGGTTCTTTTGAAAGgctctcagataccatggtgatgagctaTAGTATAAGTATTTAGATGGACCTACTAATAGACCAGCAATATGATGACCCAGAGCGCTTCTAGAGAATAATATTGCCTTTGCCAGTGCTACTGGCAACAGCCAATTCCACCTCAGGTCACCTATTTTAGAATCTGACCATATCAGCTGGGAGCTTATGCACTTTACATTGACTGACAAATTACAACTGCTCTCTGGGGCAGCCCTTGTGTTATTAATGAGGAGTTGGGTTGGTAGAAAGGGATAGTGTCAATGTTAAAGTGCAGAAGCCCAGTCTCTCCAAGCTGTAGTAGCCTGGTATGAGTTCTGCAGTGCACCCGCAGAGCTCAGTTTCAAGGATTGGTAAGAAATCTGGAGGCAGACTTACATCAGAGCACCCAGCATCATTTAAATCCATAATGTCAGATTGATTAGAGTGAGGTTCAGAGTAGGAGATAGTTGAGACCTAGTACCAAGGTCCTTAGAAAAGGGCTCTTAACTGCTAAAGAAACATTATTGTGAACCTCATGCTAGGAGACAGTTTCTCCTTAGCTAGAGGAACAGAGGGGGACTTTCTATTGCAGCTGGCTTTCT harbors:
- the LSM7 gene encoding U6 snRNA-associated Sm-like protein LSm7 isoform X1, translating into MLLEYCLRLDKEKKKKESILDLSKYIDKTIRVKFQGGREASGVLKGFDPLLNLVLDGTIEYMRDPDDQYKLTEDTRQLGLVVCRGTSVVLICPQDGMEAIPNPFIQQQEG
- the LSM7 gene encoding U6 snRNA-associated Sm-like protein LSm7 isoform X2; amino-acid sequence: MADKEKKKKESILDLSKYIDKTIRVKFQGGREASGVLKGFDPLLNLVLDGTIEYMRDPDDQYKLTEDTRQLGLVVCRGTSVVLICPQDGMEAIPNPFIQQQEG